The nucleotide sequence AAATGGCTTCTCCAAACTCCGTTTCGATCCCCTAACTACCCCTTCGGGGAAGGGAACAGACGGAGACGGCGAAGCATGGTGGCGTCAACTAAGTAAATCCGCATTGGAAGGTTACCCCGCGCATGCTTCCACTGGACGGTCGATCGTACTTCCTAGGGGAGGGGAGTTCGCGACGTCTTATAGGAGGTTACAGGGGTTGTTGAGGCAGGGGaatatgaagaaggaggcgaGGTTGCAGGAGTATTATGAGAAGCCCTCTGTCAGGAGACGGAGGTTGATTTCTGAGAGACATAGGAGGAGGTTTAaggagatggtgagtctcTTTATATTGGTTGGAGCCGTCAGGTGATGGGTTCTCGACCTCTCATGTTTTATGGTTCATGGTTCATGATTTATGCCATGAATTATGATTGGCGGGGCTCAGAGTCGTGTCTTGGAGCACTTGGCTGTCATTTATAGATTGTGAATAAATGCTGACTCGGGTACCCCTTTCCCAGGTCCGAACCAAGGTGCAACAAGTAATATCGATGAGAAATCGGGGATAAATGATATGTTGCACGGAGATTATGAGCTGGAGTCAAGCATAGAGATAGTGGGATAGTCATTTCTGCGATGGTATTCGAGTAATGCATCACCACTATTACcatgacgatgatatgtGGGGTCGGCCCATGCCACATTTGACAAATTGCAAGCCAAAGTAAAGCATTATAGTTCTGTACTAAGCGACTATTCCCCAACATGTCACTTGCATACATCCACGCAATTATCATGATACAGCTACGCATATGCCAAAAATGTACAACACAGCTAATCTCTCAGTTCGTATATAAATATGATAAGAGTGTTGATCGTCGTTATACAACTATAAGCCATAAATAAAACAAGGAACGAAGCTTTATGATAAACAGGTCTCTCCGGTGTACAAGCACGCAAGCGAAGAAATCTTGTTTGTTCTCGATCGAAATGTCCTAaatcttccccttccttggACATCCGATACGTCTTCTTGCAGATCGATCCCCCCTACTCATCCCTCAACTTGATCCTCCCTACACCCCCATCCACATCCCTCTGATCCCCCCTCTTCTCGGTTCTCCGTCGCTTATCAACCTCATAAGCCCTGAACGTCTCCTGCGCATCCTCACTAATCCTCCAAGATTCCACCGGTATTCCCTGTCTCGCCAGTTCATCTTTCCAAAGTGGTAGAGTAGGTTCCCAAAGGGGATGAACATTGGTCGGATCGACAGGACACGCCCACACGTTCCTATCTACCTCTCCGTGGATGGAGGGCTGCTCCGATCCCTCTCTCATGGATGGTGTGATATCTACGAAACCCAGTATATCTGGGTGAGTCTCACAATATTGCTTGATGAGTGCGTTGAAACGGTTGGTCATCCCCACTCGGACTGGGAGGGTACATAGTGGTGGATCGTGTGCGAGAAGTTCTAAGACTGGTGTTTTGACGTTGGGTGAGGACTCGGTATTTTTAGGTAgagaatggatggatgaggtcATGGTATCTGTGGAATTGGCTGTACGTTGCGAGTCGAACAACGTGGATGCGTGAGATGAGTTcgaagaggttgatcgaGGCGAACTTGGACTTAACATTGTTGAAGTATTATCTGAAAGGGATAATGTCGATACACCGACGTCCAGATCTTCTTCAGGTAAAGTACTACTTCTAGGTGTAGGTGAGAGAGATAATTTCCTTCGATGTTGTTTGTTTGCCCAAGGGGTCCTTGACCCCCTCTCGTCAGGGATATTATTCATCCGTTCCATTGCTTTCTGAGCTTTGGAatgatcttcttccaatctctctACGTACTTCTCAGGTATTCGAGGTAAAAGTTCATCCTCGACCAAAGGGGGCAAAGCAGCAGCTATCAAGACCTTTGAAGCTGGTGGTGTTCTGCGCGTCACGCCTGATCCGCCATCGGTCTGGGGCTGAGATTGACGTTCTCTAATTCG is from Kwoniella bestiolae CBS 10118 chromosome 6, complete sequence and encodes:
- a CDS encoding ribosomal protein S21; translation: MSFLFRSTTTLRAATASSSRLTLPALYQLRYNSTLPTPSSSTPSEPAAPPPPKSGELFTPPRKDPSTLNGFSKLRFDPLTTPSGKGTDGDGEAWWRQLSKSALEGYPAHASTGRSIVLPRGGEFATSYRRLQGLLRQGNMKKEARLQEYYEKPSVRRRRLISERHRRRFKEMVRTKVQQVISMRNRG